ATCGGTAGGCCGGCACGAGGGTCTTCTAAATCTTCTATCATCGTTATTTGCAGTACGGTTGTCCTCATTTCTCGCATCCACTAGTGCTTCATTAAGTCGCTGAAGGGGCTCAAAACTGTTTCGGGTTTCGGTGGTATTAGAGCGCACTGACTTCTGGCTACGTCTTGCATTTCCATTTTTGCTTCGCGACTCATCCACATGGGCCCAACATTCGTTTGACTTTGGTTGGTTGTTTTCAACATCACTCTTTTCTTGCATAATGATGGTTAATGCAAGCCTGAGGGAATCATTCTCTTGTTCTAATGATAAAACGCGGCTCTCAAAGGtcaaacatttttcttccaaCTCTttaattgcattgtcttttttggaaACAGAGGATAATAACGTTTCGTACCTCTTCTTTTAATCAAGGAGTTCGGTACAAGAAGCATTTTCGTCTTGATATTTAGTATTAATAATGGACAAAAGCCTTGtattttcttcaacttttttttgaagaatCAATAAATCAAGTTTTAATCCCTCAATTTCGGCCGAAGTTTCCGGATTTGATCGCTCATGAGTACAATTTGGCGAACTCTCATCGTCGATCAATATTCCACTATTACGGTGACAACTGTTGGCTTCCTCTGATACAAGTGGCTGCCTTGTTTACTCGGTTGATACCAAGAGTTCAGGACCTTGCAAATCCACTGACGTTCCCGGCTTCTTTCGTACTAATTCAACTAACTTGTCTCTTAAAGCAGGCCCATCGCGTCCCTGAAAGTTCAGagtttgttgtttcttgttgtaCCAGTTAATTATTACATTACCGTTAGAACTTTTGAATTGTTTCGTATTTCCACCAGGCGTCAGCCACTTCCCTTGCAGTTTTAAAACATTAACCACGAAATTCTTAAGCGATTCCAGGTCATTCGACCACAATAACTTGTCGCCATTAAAATGAAGAGATTCCAATTCACCGACCTCAGGGTTGAGCGAACAAGATTCGGTTTGAGGGAGTGAATCATGATGATCACCAGAACCACAAACTAAACGTCCGTCCGCGGCCATCTTGACTCTCGCTTATTCGGACCAGCAGTTAAAAACTTAATGCACTTTAGACAGGTCAAATTACTTATCGTCTTACTTATGTCAGCAAAACTGATAAGGAAATGAGTCAACATGGTTTACGTATAAAGCACAACAGAATCGGTCTTTCGTTCGCAAAAGCGAACGCTAGCTGGCAATTCACCAAGTCGGTTAATTGTTGCCAGTTGTTGCTTCCCGTATGCAAAAACGCGGAGTAGGTTTTTTTCCGCGAAATATCAAAAGCATTGTTTAAATGCCCCACGAGTGTTGTGCAAGACGTCTGCTGCAGACGAGGAATGTTGGGGTAATGTGTCTTTGTTGCCAGAATCTCAAGCACGGGCGTATGGGTTTTCGACTCAAGCAACGCTCTGTAAAAAGCACtacgacgaaaaaaaaaacaacaaaacaaattaaattgtTGCTTCCCATTACGTGATGATAAGATTGCCGTGGGAATCTTGTTTCATGTCCAAGGCGATTATTTCCAGTGTTCGACTGCTACAAAAATTCTAATACAGGAACATTCATATTTGAGGCACACTTAAAACTTGCTGATAAAGATAAGAGAATCTGTGACAACGAAGCCTACACTCCGCCAAAAAAGGTAAGACATTGACATCTGTTAATTCTACCCTCTCCCGGAATGTCACTTTGCACAACAAAACCATTTGTGGGGCGCCAGTGACAACCTCCCCGCCCACAGACACACCCCCAATCACAGCTTGCTTTGTTTGACCAGCGCTCAAGGTCACAATCAACCGATTCCACGAGTCCAAACCCTGACAGGGGTGAACTCCTAAAGAAAattgaagaacttgaaaatggcaaaaaaaaaaaaaaagaaaagcagatgAAAAAAAGACtttcttgatgaaaaaaattgaaggtaTGTGCAACTGTTATCATAAAAGAAATTTCTTTGGCTAGCAAAGACAGGACTTGAAATGATATGGTGTTTCAATGGTGTGCAAAACAAATAGTGTAgtagttaaaatgaaaatgtagaTCATCACTGATCCAGCTATTTCTACCACACTGCCAGGTGTATAAGCCATCTTATGACTTTAGTATTTTAGTAGGTCTTTAAAAAGATGTTGAATAAAACTTAGACTGGATTTTTACTTGTaatgaaaaacatattttcCTGATTGaaacaccacaaaatgaaataacagcAAGTATACAGGACACACTTTTTTTAATATCCACATTATATTATagtttataatccatcaaatattttcgctcgcgcgcgattggccTAAACGCGTAACGTGGGCGactattccccagctaaaactggggaatatcctcggatattcgccaatttttaaaaccgatggataataaacacaatagcctcaatttggctgcaaaaatatgctcggatatttgtccttggacattatctgttcctcgaagctcacagttttcctcgagcttcgcttctcggaacagataatgtccgcggacaattATCCGAGCATagtttcgcgccaaatgaaggctattatTTATATAGAATAAAGGATGTGGCCATCTCAACTTGCTGCATATATTGCAAACAGATCataactaaaataaattatttaaatcaTAACTTTACCAACAGAAATAACTCATCGAAATATACAAATTATTGatggaaaaacaacaacaaaaagatgaACTGAACAGTGaattgaaagaagaaaacatcATGCTTTAAAGGAAACTGCAAGACTtgtcaaaaaattaaaggaCAGTACATGCATAACTAACTATAGTCAGCATGGAAGCCACTCCCAAAATAACAGTAACAGTTCTGATTTCATACTAAATAGTTTGAGAAATTCTATGAATCCTTTACACTAGACTTCAAATGTAGTGACTGACACTCAGttaaaagaagcaaaaaaattatttcttgttACTGACCCCCAAGAAAGAGAATATTCAGCAATTTCAAGAGGCAATCACAACATATCACAAGAGTGGAAGAAATAGCTTACAGCCATCTACCACAGTGAAGATCGGGTAATTCTGTATAGAGGGTATGAAGCTTTCAAGCATCAGTAGCTTTTAACAAGAAGACTGGCAGCATCAAGGGATAAAATAAACCCTTGATCTTAGAAATTTGTAATACTTAAATACTATCAATAATGAAACACCTGAATCACCCCTATCCTCACCCCAGTCTTAGCATACAATATAGAACATTCTCAAGGGGTAAACATTATTATGAATCTCTTACCAAGCAGGTAAACATTGAATGTTTATTTTAATAAGATCAACCTGGTGGTGAAAATTGAAAACTAAAATATCTTTCCTATACGTATCCAAGTAGGAGTTTGCAGTGACGCATGACACAGAGAGCCTATTTGTCCACTGTATAATacaaagtaatattatttttcattactgCTACAAAGGTGACACATCCTTAACACTCTTGTGCAACAGTTCGATAAATCATTGGTGAAATACTATTCCCAAGGAGGGAGGGCAGGCATCTATATAATCCAGATGAAATAGAAAGTTTTGTGAGTCTGCAGTGCCTGGTTTGTTTGACGACATCTTCACTGTCATCTACAATGATGATAAGCATGAGGCGCCTTCAAACAAGAGGACAAAGGTACAGCTGCAGCGAGCTAGAGTAGTTGCTCTCTTACACAAtcttagtttctttagaaaccaggTACGACAGACTAAAATGgctataaaaagaaagaaaaaagaaaactatttaaacatttgaaataaCATGCTGGAAAAATAGTTTGACATTTTGACTGCACACACAACCAAGTTGTGACTCAAACTGCAAACACACAagcaaagatgaaaaaatatCATTGAGACACAAAAAGTATGCTCGCTGTATAAACAGCGCTTGGTTACTGTTACAAAATACACCTTTTAAGCACAGGCTTCTGGGTAAACTGTAGTTTAGGTACATCCACTCTGTTAAAACTGAAGGATTAAAAACCCCATTGTTAAATTGACGTAAACAATTTGCTGATAACATTTTTACCGGTACTTGTTATTAGAAAAGTTGTCCGGTGCAGAAGGCCAATGGTCTCCAACTGAAAATGAGTGGGGCAAGTCCTCTCTTATGTCAGGACTGGTGCTTGGTTACAGCTGCCACCCTCACTCCATTATAAACCATGAAAAAACCCTAGCCAAAACAAACATGGatgaaataaggaaaaagataCATGTTAAGAAGACAGTAACTGACCGCGTGTTGCGCGCGAGAGAGAGCGCGCGCAAGAgctaagatatatttttaaatttgtcattgcGTAAGCGAAGTGAAGCGTACGATTATGACGTGTGCGACCGAACCTTTTTTGGAGAAGTCTTTTCTTGGAGGATTTTGTGTAAGCTGTAAGTTTTTTTTCTAGCCACGTTACCGTTTGGGGGTTTGTTTTGCTTGGCCGAttaaacgagtttggttttcgAAGAGCTTTCCGTAATTGCTCCCGAACATTTTTGGCGACCACGAAGGGACTGAAAGGTATGAGCTGGTGTTTGTTTTGAGGTTTGAATTTAGAAGTTTTGGGGATATGGCTTCCGATACCGATAGTGCCGATGTTACCGAACTTACCGAGAGAAACGAAGGTTCTGGACTGAGTAGAGTCGACAAAAGGAAGGAAATAGACCTTCTGTTAATACAGATAAAGAGCCGAAAACGTACCGCCAAAACCAAAGTCACGAAACTGCGACATGAGCTGGAATGACTTTGCGTAAAGGATTCCGAAGTAATGGTTATCGAAAGTGTGATTGAACAGTTGTGGACAGCCTTGGAAAATGCACAGGAGATTTTAGAAAAACTTTCTGCGTTCTATGTCGAAATTGGAGACGAATCTGGCAAAAACGAAACTTTTGACGAGACCGAAACAATCgaaaaagaagtacaaaaagCGATTGAAACAGGACAAAATGCGATAAAAGTCCACGCGTCCAAAACCGTGAATATAAACAAATCATTATGGGAGAAGACGACCGATAGCGACGAGCAACCGACCTGACGATATCAGGAAAACGAGAATCACGGCAATCACGACGACCGAAAGCGATTTTTGAAGCCGTTAAGGATCCCTACGTTCGATGGTGACAAGcgaaagtttgaagatttctgGGTCCTCTTCAGAAGTCTAGTGGACGAGTCAACCGAaccatcaaatttaaaaatggcaaGGCTGCGACAGTGCCTAACAGGGAATGCATGGGAGGCTATCCGCGGTCTTGGAGTGACCGCTCCCGAATACGAAGAAGCTTAAGAGATATTTAAAAATCGAAGTATGGTGGTGCACGCCGGCTTCTGCGAGCCTACATGGATCAACTGGAACAGATGCCATTTATAAGAAGTAACGATATTCACGCCCTGGAGAGGTTTGCTGACCTAGTTAGAATTACAGTGGTAAAGTTACAGGCGGAAGGAAGAGACGGAGAGCTAACAGACGGGGCTCTTCATAGCCTGAGGGTAAAGAAGTTGCATGATCGACAGCTTGAAAACTACAACCGATGGTTAAACGAGCGTGCTAAAGAAACATCAGTCGTAGCTTTCAGAGACTGGTTAAAAGATGAGGTTAGATTCCGAGTAGAAGCGGCGGAAATGGCGAACGGGATTGAATCGAAACCTGTCGAGTACGTTAGACCGCCGAGAGCACTGAAGTACCAGGAACAGAGCAGGACGCGAAATTTTCATGCCGTCGCAACGAGAAATGAACCAAGGAACATGAAGCCTCCCTGTTCCCTTTGTCATGGATTCGATCACGGTGTGTGGTTTTGTAAGCAGTTCTACAAAAAAGGGGTGGACGACCGTTGGCAGATcgctaaagaaagaaaactgtgTTTTCGTTGCTTAGCCTCGGATCACAGAGAAAAAGACAGACTGTACAAAGGCTCGAAAATGTGGAATAGATggttgcactcgaaatcatcaCCGCCTAATCTTCATGGAAGTGAAGTTCTATCAGAAACTGAACCGATGACCACGTTGCCCTATGCAGACGACTGGAGACGTCCAGTCGTTCCACGGGAGGGGGCGCCCGCGGTGACCCTGACCAGCTGTAATGTCGAAACGCTGTTTGAGTCCTACAGTTCGTTACGAACCGTCCCTGTGTGGATGAAGGCTAACGGTAGAAAAGCAAAGATAAATGCTATCCTAGACGACGCATCCAACCAAACTTCCTAAATGAAGAAGTTGCTGGAGTACTGGGGCTGCAAGGACCTTTCCAGAAAGTTAAAGTTCATTTTCTCAATGATACAGTGGAAACGTTTCAGTCGATGCCATTAAAGATCGAAATTGAAAGAGTCGATGGGAGGTTTTCGAAAGAAATCAGCATCAAAACATGCCCGCAGAAAGTCACCGGCAATTACAGAGTTGTGAATTGGAGCGAGTATCAGAACAAATAGCCTCACCTGACCCAGTGCAGTTTTGCTAAGCTAGCAAACGATGGAGTTGTCGATCTTTTGATTGGAATTGATAACTCTGAACTCCACTATTCCCATGTTGATCTTCGAGGGAAAAATGGTGGACCTATCGCCCGGCTCGGACCACTCGGTTGGAGCTGTATTGCTGCGGCAGAAGAAAACGATTCTGTGAGAGCACGATCCCACGTTATCCGTAGCTTGTTCACACGGGAGCCTCTATGGACAGCGTTGAGAACGACGAAGAAGGAGTGGAGTTGTACCGTCAATTGAAAGCACTATGGGGAGCTGCCAACATGCAAGCCCGGAAATGGATCTCTAACTCACCGGAGGTTATGGAAAAGATTCCTGCAGAGGAGCGCGCTACTGAGATTGTGATTGACAGTGGCCAAGATCCGATAACGAAGACGCTGGGGATTTCGTGGAGCAGCACCAAAGACGAGTTTACTGTTACCGCTTCTCCGGTTTCTCCTGGATTTCAGACAACGAAGCGACACATCCTGCGCAAAATAGCAACTATTTTCGACCCACTGGGATTTGTGTGCCCGTACGTTGATGTCGTCAAGATCCTACTTCAAGAGCTGTGGATGCGAGGATACGGTTGAGACGACGAAGTACAGGACGAAATAGCAAATAAAATCGAGGGTTGGTTCGAccacttaaggacgttcgcgataattgtttgtgcgcaacgttgctgcactgtaatatgtcacgcatcactccgattgactggtcccgaagataaacatggcgtcgaaaacgccggggaaaaaaatttcaggccggcaaaactcctttggatcatcggtgacccctattttttaatcatgaatcacttactctacttactatctacaaaatgtgatgaaacgaaaaaaatctcaccgtgagaagttatctttttttaaaatttttatttcctcgTGCCATTGAATTCCGGTTGttgttgtaattgatagagcttacgaaaacgctcgtcgaggatgaactctactgtttacaaCATCccaagcggcatgaaattatcttaaaatcccagcCCTAAAAatctatgcacggaaacctccactctaacggtttatttttacgattttcgatggattagcagaggaggctacatctcgttattatgaccgacttatcgaaattaaggcagttttccactgccattttctccggaacaaagtcggtgacccccattttgtttttcatttttggagtaagtactttatgaactaactctaggggagaaatgaagaaaatctcaccgtaggaagattttgacgcgaacgtccttaaaaggTCTGGCAGAGGTGAAGATTCCCCAATGTCAACGAAGTTCGGAGCCTGTCAAGTCGAAGCGCATTGTGGCATTTGTTGATGCCTCTCAGCAAGCTTATGGCGCCGCTGTCTATATGCGGTGCGAATACCATAATGCTGCCATCACCAGTCGCCTGATTGCAGCTAAGAGTAAAGTGTCACCGTTGACCCCGATGACAGTACCGAGATTGGAGCTCATGGGCGCGATTCTGGGCCTGCGCTTAACGCAGTCATTGCTGACGGTCCTAGAAGCACCAATGCAGAGCGTGACGTTTTATTCTGACAGTACAGACGTTCTATGGTGGGTTCGAGGGCGTGGAAAAGACTTCCGACCGTTCGTGGCTAACCGGATTGGTGAGATTCAGATGTTCACTGAACCATCACAGTGGCAGCATGTTTTTACTGAAGAAAATCCAGCCGATTTATGCACAAGGGGAGCCACCCCTTCAGAATTAGCCGATAGTCCTTTGTGGTTGAATGACCCAGACTGGCTAACAAAGGATTTCAAGGAATGGTCAAAGATGCAAGACCCGAACAGACCAAGAGAAATGCCAGAGAAGAAAGCCTCACAGAGGAAAGAGGACACGAATGGCTGTACAACCGTTTTGACGAATAACCTACAGAAAGAAGCAGCATCGAAACAGGACGACAAACTGGGAGTGTGGAGACTTGATCCGAAACAGTTTTCCAGTTGGGTACGTTTACTTCGAGTACACGCAAGAGCTCGAGTGAGAAGAGTGTTGCTCAACATGCATAGAAGAGACAACAGAAACGCAAGAATGGAACTGTTGCCCGAGGAGATAAAAGATGCTGAAGAGGAAATAGTGCGCTTAACACAGCGCGAAGCATTCTGCGAAGAGTACACAGCGTTGAGGTCAGGGAAGCCGATTTCAAATAAGAGCCAGTTGATAAAACTAAATCCTTGCATAGACGAAGATGGCGTCATCCGGTGTGATGGTCGATTAAAGTTCGCAGACTTCCTTCCACACGATACCAGATTTCCAATCATTCTGCCTCGCGGTTACTGGGTGACAAAGCTAATTGTGAAGAACTATCATGAGAGAGGAAATCATGCCGCTGGAGTAAATTTCACCCTGTGTCAGTTGAGCAAGAGATTTTGGATCATCGTCGCACGTGAGGAGATTCGCGAGTGGGATCGTGAATGTAATGAATGTAAGAGAAGACGAAGCAAGCCAGCCTGTCAAATCATGGCGCCACTCCCGAAAGCAACGCTTCGTTTCACCTTCAAACCCTTCGCTTAAACTGCCGTAGATTTTGTAGGACCCTTGTACACCGTTCAAGGCCGCAGAAAAGGTGGCTGTGCCTTTTTACCTGCTTAGAAACACGAGCAGTGCATTTAGAGATGGCCTGGGGACTAGATACCGACATTCTTAAACGCGTTCACTCGTTTTACCAGTCGCCGCGGAGTTCCTAAGGAAGTGATAAGCGACAGGGGCACGAATTTCGTAGGTGCAGTGGGCGAATTAAAGAAACTAGTCAGCCAGCTAGACCGACAACAACTTCTGAACAAGACAGCCGAACTTGGAGTAACGTGGAGATTCAATCCACCAGGTGCCCCGCATTTTGGAGGAGCCCACGAAGTGCTGGTGAAAGCTGCTAAGAAAGCCATTTATGCAGTTGTAGGAGACCGAGATGTGACGGATGAAGAGCTGATCACTGTGTCTACCGGGGTAGAATCTCTACTTAATTCCCGTCCGTTGACGTATCAGACCTCAGATCCGCGAGATGATGTTCCGCTGACCCCTCACCATTTTTTGCATGGTCAAATGGGAGGGCAATTTGCTCCTGAGTCTGTTGACACCATTACCTTTCATCCGCGAGAACGATGGCGAAAGTTTCAGACTTCTCTTTCACCTGAATTCTAATCCAATTATTTTAAGAAGTAGTTGGGAAATATCATTATTTAAGGGCCAAAACGGGGAGCATCTTGCAATAAATGTTTCCCGGTCTACTGTCATGCATGAACTTTTTTGCAACTGTCCAGGATCTTTTTTCTTACCCATATCAAAATCGTTTAACACTCCCctcagaaagaaaatgtttagtGTATCAGGCAGCAGCTGGTACATTAGTGACTGGGGTCAAGGGGGGTCTAGTCAAGGGTTTCACGAACAAAAGTTTTGCGTTTCAGAagtcacaaaacaaaataattatagtaattatTGACCTTTGATCTCAGCCACCTGTTTGCAGCTATAAATTTCCTAGGGAAGCCAGCAATATGTTGGGCCTAGGCCTGAGTGCACTGAAGTATGTTTAGTTACATTGAAATACtcaaaaatgaagttaaaataAAGTACCAGGTGGTAGTTACGGTGGTTTggccaaagtgatgatttaaTTTATCCAATTGAtctttaatgtattttttcaattgatctttatattttgtaaatagtGCATAAGAATAAAGCAATCTGAAAATCTGGAAAAAATCTGAAATCTAATGTATGTGTACACAATCAATGATTTTGGTGGTTCACTCTTCATGgagtatttatttttagaacaaaaaAGCCCAAagaccaaaaaagaaaaaaatatatatatataattaaatatgtataaaaaatatatataatatatataactgcagacagtactgtttcggccttctgggcctcatcagtgcagtgctgatgctgagatgaaggtgaagcttcaaaagccacctcgagctacccacaaatgtggtaacatatatatatatatatatctgactgaattttgaaaaaggtggctcgctagattttcgcttgaaaacaggcgcagcctgttttcaagccatggcggcggcctgaaacctagggggg
Above is a genomic segment from Acropora muricata isolate sample 2 chromosome 1, ASM3666990v1, whole genome shotgun sequence containing:
- the LOC136925551 gene encoding uncharacterized protein; the encoded protein is MDSVENDEEGVELYRQLKALWGAANMQARKWISNSPEVMEKIPAEERATEIVIDSGQDPITKTLGISWSSTKDEFTVTASPVSPGFQTTKRHILRKIATIFDPLGFVCPYVDVVKILLQELWMRGYGLAEVKIPQCQRSSEPVKSKRIVAFVDASQQAYGAAVYMRCEYHNAAITSRLIAAKSKVSPLTPMTVPRLELMGAILGLRLTQSLLTVLEAPMQSVTFYSDSTDVLWWVRGRGKDFRPFVANRIGEIQMFTEPSQWQHVFTEENPADLCTRGATPSELADSPLWLNDPDWLTKDFKEWSKMQDPNRPREMPEKKASQRKEDTNGCTTVLTNNLQKEAASKQDDKLGVWRLDPKQFSSWVRLLRVHARARVRRVLLNMHRRDNRNARMELLPEEIKDAEEEIVRLTQREAFCEEYTALRSGKPISNKSQLIKLNPCIDEDGVIRCDGRLKFADFLPHDTRFPIILPRGYWVTKLIVKNYHERGNHAAGVNFTLCQLSKRFWIIVAREEIREWDRECNECAVGELKKLVSQLDRQQLLNKTAELGVTWRFNPPGAPHFGGAHEVLVKAAKKAIYAVVGDRDVTDEELITVSTGVESLLNSRPLTYQTSDPRDDVPLTPHHFLHGQMGGQFAPESVDTITFHPRERWRKFQTSLSPEF